The following proteins come from a genomic window of Danaus plexippus unplaced genomic scaffold, MEX_DaPlex mxdp_50, whole genome shotgun sequence:
- the LOC133320717 gene encoding small ribosomal subunit protein eS4-like produces the protein MVERSKEDLEYPDEVDTPVDQLAKTRRFMGCPSFSSGYDKSVNPKHKWRYERFLHPHACVAASLYCPTIATPTSIIIIHKTKAIIRFMFFNADDVRWFQPVDLFTKKGCKGNIKKSLGTHGYMKCLFDNPLSQADTSRGPKKHIKRLAAPKNWYLSKLGGIYAPHPSSGPHKIRECLPIIILIRNLLKYALSYDEAKMIAKKRLIRVDGKIRTDMFFPCGFQDVIYIEKTNSYFRLLYDVKGRFVPHTISAEEASYKLCRVKKIAVGLRGIPYATTHDGRTIRFIQPDVKVNDTVRVDIETGKILDILKFDVGQKVMVTGGHSIGRVGTIIHREKHPGSHEIVQIRDARKNVFATLVSNVFVIGSSEKFWITLPKQKGIRVPIMEDLAQRFERQTRANV, from the exons ATGGTTGAAAGAAGCAAGGAAGATTTAGAGTATCCTGATGAAGTGGATACTCCTGTAGATCAACTTGCAAAAACACG AAGGTTCATGGGATGTCCTTCATTCTCTAGCGGTTATGATAAGTCCGTTAACCCTAAGCATAAGTGGCGATATGAGCGATTTTTGCACCCACATGCATGTGTGGCTGCATCTTTGTATTGTCCTACTATAGCAACCCCTACTTCCATAATAAT AATCCACAAAACTAAAGCaattataagatttatgtttttcaaCGCTGATGATGTACGCTGGTTCCAACCCGTAGATTTATTTACGAAGAAGGGATgtaaaggaaatataaaaaaaagcttgGGTACGCATGGTTATATGAAATGCTTATTCGACAACCCTCTTAGTCAAGCTGATacg tcTCGCGGTccaaaaaaacacattaaacgCTTAGCGGCTCCCAAGAATTGGTATTTATCTAAACTAGGTGGTATTTACGCTCCTCATCCTTCAAGTGGTCCACACAAGATTCGCGAATGTTtaccaataattatattaataagaaatttactCAAATACGCTTTGTCATATGATGAAGCAAAAATGATTGCGAAAAAGCGTTTAATTCGTGTAGATGGAAAAATTCGTACTGATATGTTTTTCCCTTGCGGGTTTCAAGACGTGATTTACATTGAAAAAACAAACAGTTATTTCCGCTTATTATACGACGTTAAAGGAAGATTTGTTCCTCACACTATCAGTGCAGAAGAAGCTTCA tataaactATGCCGTGTTAAGAAAATAGCAGTTGGATTGAGAGGAATTCCTTATGCAACAACCCATGATGGAAGAACTATTAGATTTATTCAACCAGATGTCAAAGTTAATGATACCGTCCGTGTAGACATTGAAACGGGAAAAATTTTAGACATTTTAAAGTTTGACGTTGGCCAAAAAGTTATGGTTACTGGAGGACACAGTATTGGCCGTGTCGGAACGATTATTCACCGTGAGAAACATCCAGGTTCACACGAAATAGTTCAAATACGTGATGCccgtaaaaatgtatttgcaACTCTTGTTTCAAACGTATTCGTCATTGGATCAAGCGAGAAATTTTGGATTACTTTACCAAAACAGAAAGGTATCCGTGTCCCAATTATGGAAGATCTTGCACAAAGATTTGAAAGACAAACTAGAGCtaacgtataa